The following are encoded in a window of Methanococcus voltae genomic DNA:
- the ileS gene encoding isoleucine--tRNA ligase — MKSVGGLDFVEMDKSVKEFWEKNNTYQKVKKLNATANNPDYYFVDGPPYCSGAIHLGTAWNKTIKDTVLRFKRMEGFNVSDMAGWDMHGLPIEVKVENEFKLSSKKDIETKIGTQVFIDKCKEFALTHKANMEKQFKNLGVWLDWENAYMPIKKEYMEMGWWTLKKAHEKDLLEKDLRVGYWCPRCETSLAEHEVRGEYKDVVDPSAYVKFQLQDNENEYIIIWTTTPWTLPSNLLVAVGNEFDYAKVEVLRTENDSNETNKQIWIIAEALVESVMKKANNTAEYQGKTLEYNVIETFKGSELVGKKYIHPFMEENERQKEFAELENAHMIVEGDHVTIEGGTGLVHTAPGFGEDDFVVGKKYGLPAYAPLDDNGKYTESIWEGLFIKDMDEKIVDVLSEKDLLVNYGKSKHSYPHCWRCKTPLLFRSTEQWFLSISKIKDSIMEHGKTVGWTPNWVETRYVNGVNFVGDWNISRQRYWGIPLPIWVCEECGKYEVIGSISELEEKSIEPVKLDDIHKPSVDPVKIKCSCGGVMSRVPDVLDVWYDSGLAPYASIGSKELKKADFITEGHDQVTKWFYSQHALSELVFGDIPYKKCLMHGFTLDEKGEKMSKSLGNIVNPDDVIAKYGADILRFYLLSANKAWEDLRFAYSELEEVRSMLNTLWNSYSFSVNYMTLDDFVPNMDYLENCRVEDKWILSKVNSLVKTSMEALEQPFLHTYTWSIRDFVLNDLSRWYIKLIRDRTWQEKDSKDKLAVYQTLYYVLLKLVMIMAPVVPHISEKIYQNLKVEKLGMPESVSMLRIEYEESMINEELENDISLVREIVDGLLRGRDKIKYTLRYPIYKIILPEEIKNSVEKYDYIIKEQGNVKEIEFKEFEGNIIVKPNFKELGKIFRSDVPKVVAFINSIDGKELKDALKNGSYVGEFEIKPEYVEFRVEIPENIVGIEFSKGNFYIHNEIKPELIKEGLAREVIRRIQSMRKDLDLEVNEKISVLYSGIEFNEDLLSHIAKEVRGNFVNDSEIDIADSSVYTQEWTIKTPNEETYDLKISVKRISQ, encoded by the coding sequence ATGAAATCAGTAGGCGGACTGGATTTTGTTGAAATGGATAAATCCGTTAAAGAATTTTGGGAAAAAAATAATACATATCAAAAAGTTAAAAAGTTAAATGCAACTGCTAATAATCCAGATTATTATTTTGTTGACGGACCTCCTTATTGTTCAGGTGCTATACATTTGGGTACGGCTTGGAATAAAACTATAAAAGATACTGTTTTAAGATTTAAAAGAATGGAAGGTTTTAACGTTTCAGATATGGCAGGCTGGGATATGCACGGTTTACCTATCGAGGTTAAAGTTGAAAACGAGTTTAAACTTTCGTCAAAGAAAGATATTGAAACAAAAATCGGAACACAAGTATTTATCGATAAATGTAAAGAATTTGCACTCACCCATAAAGCAAATATGGAAAAACAGTTTAAAAACTTAGGTGTTTGGTTAGATTGGGAAAACGCATATATGCCAATTAAAAAAGAATATATGGAAATGGGTTGGTGGACACTTAAAAAAGCTCACGAAAAAGACCTTTTGGAAAAAGACCTTAGAGTTGGATACTGGTGCCCAAGATGTGAGACTTCACTTGCAGAACACGAAGTAAGAGGAGAATATAAAGACGTTGTTGACCCATCAGCTTATGTAAAATTCCAATTACAAGATAATGAAAACGAATATATCATTATTTGGACCACTACCCCGTGGACATTACCTTCAAATTTACTCGTAGCTGTTGGAAACGAGTTCGATTATGCAAAAGTAGAAGTTTTAAGAACTGAAAATGATTCTAATGAAACGAATAAACAAATTTGGATTATTGCTGAAGCCTTAGTTGAAAGTGTAATGAAAAAAGCTAATAATACGGCAGAATACCAAGGCAAAACACTTGAATATAATGTAATCGAAACATTCAAAGGTAGCGAATTAGTTGGTAAAAAGTACATACATCCATTTATGGAAGAAAACGAAAGACAAAAAGAATTCGCTGAACTTGAAAACGCACATATGATTGTAGAAGGCGACCACGTAACAATTGAAGGTGGTACTGGCTTAGTACATACAGCTCCTGGATTTGGTGAGGACGACTTTGTAGTTGGTAAAAAATATGGATTACCTGCTTATGCCCCATTAGATGATAACGGAAAATATACGGAATCTATATGGGAAGGTTTGTTCATTAAAGATATGGATGAAAAAATAGTTGATGTGTTATCCGAAAAAGATTTATTAGTAAATTATGGTAAATCAAAACACTCATATCCACACTGCTGGAGATGTAAAACACCATTATTATTTAGGTCAACTGAACAATGGTTCTTATCAATTTCTAAAATTAAAGATAGCATTATGGAACACGGCAAAACTGTTGGCTGGACACCTAATTGGGTTGAAACTCGATATGTAAACGGTGTTAACTTTGTTGGAGATTGGAACATTTCCAGACAAAGATACTGGGGTATTCCATTGCCTATTTGGGTATGTGAAGAATGTGGAAAATACGAAGTAATCGGAAGCATTTCCGAACTTGAAGAAAAATCAATCGAACCTGTTAAACTTGATGACATTCATAAACCATCAGTAGACCCTGTTAAAATTAAATGTTCCTGTGGTGGAGTGATGAGTAGAGTACCTGACGTATTAGATGTTTGGTATGATAGTGGTCTTGCACCATATGCGAGTATTGGCTCAAAAGAACTTAAAAAAGCTGATTTCATTACTGAAGGACACGACCAGGTCACAAAATGGTTTTACTCACAACACGCACTTAGTGAACTTGTATTCGGAGATATCCCATACAAAAAATGTTTAATGCACGGTTTCACCTTAGATGAAAAAGGGGAAAAGATGAGTAAAAGTCTCGGTAATATCGTTAATCCTGACGATGTTATTGCAAAATACGGAGCAGATATCCTCAGATTCTACCTTTTAAGTGCAAATAAGGCCTGGGAAGATTTAAGATTTGCATATTCAGAACTTGAAGAAGTTAGAAGTATGTTAAATACACTTTGGAATTCGTATTCATTCTCTGTAAACTATATGACACTTGACGATTTCGTTCCAAATATGGATTATCTTGAAAACTGTAGGGTAGAAGATAAATGGATATTGAGCAAGGTAAATTCACTTGTTAAAACATCTATGGAAGCACTTGAACAACCATTCTTACACACTTACACGTGGTCAATTAGAGATTTCGTATTAAATGATTTAAGTAGATGGTACATTAAATTGATTAGAGATAGAACTTGGCAAGAAAAAGACAGTAAAGACAAATTAGCTGTTTATCAAACTTTATACTATGTATTATTAAAGTTAGTAATGATTATGGCGCCTGTCGTTCCGCATATCTCTGAAAAGATTTATCAAAACCTTAAAGTTGAAAAATTAGGAATGCCTGAAAGCGTTTCAATGCTTAGAATTGAATATGAAGAATCAATGATTAATGAAGAGCTTGAAAACGATATCTCATTAGTTAGGGAAATTGTAGACGGTTTATTAAGGGGTAGAGATAAAATTAAATACACTCTTAGATACCCAATTTACAAAATAATATTACCTGAAGAAATTAAAAATTCAGTTGAAAAATATGATTATATTATCAAAGAACAAGGTAATGTTAAAGAAATTGAATTTAAAGAATTTGAAGGAAATATAATTGTAAAACCTAACTTTAAAGAGCTTGGAAAAATATTCAGAAGCGACGTTCCAAAAGTAGTTGCATTTATTAACTCAATCGATGGAAAAGAATTAAAAGATGCACTTAAAAACGGTTCATATGTTGGAGAATTTGAAATTAAACCGGAATATGTTGAATTCAGAGTGGAAATTCCTGAAAACATAGTCGGTATTGAATTTTCAAAAGGAAACTTCTATATTCATAATGAAATTAAACCAGAATTAATTAAAGAAGGTTTGGCAAGAGAAGTAATTAGAAGAATTCAATCTATGAGAAAAGACCTTGACTTAGAAGTAAATGAAAAAATAAGTGTTTTATACTCTGGAATCGAGTTTAATGAAGACTTATTATCCCATATTGCTAAGGAAGTTAGGGGTAATTTCGTAAATGATTCAGAAATTGATATCGCTGATTCTTCAGTATATACTCAAGAATGGACAATTAAAACGCCTAATGAAGAAACTTACGACTTAAAAATAAGTGTTAAAAGAATTTCTCAATAA
- a CDS encoding TrmJ/YjtD family RNA methyltransferase — protein MKTTVILVNPKYSGNLGAIARTMMNFDTYDLRIVQNKLGEKPETILNDEAFIRAVHAKEILENAKFYKTLEEASYDIDYLVATTGAVSIGDKNIKRVPMTPRELAEKSISLKGNLAIVFGREDDGLRNEDVELCDLLVSIPTCSNYPIMNLSHAVSVILYELYSISIGNAIPYDTNVKEASKEDKDILLSIFNDFVDKSLIQEHKKPICKTIFKRVISRAFVSGREANSLMCVFKDKVIGSTKNNR, from the coding sequence ATGAAAACTACGGTTATACTAGTGAATCCAAAATACAGCGGAAATTTGGGGGCTATTGCAAGAACTATGATGAATTTCGATACTTACGATTTAAGAATCGTTCAAAACAAATTGGGGGAAAAACCAGAAACGATTTTAAATGATGAAGCTTTTATACGTGCTGTCCACGCCAAAGAAATACTTGAAAATGCCAAATTTTACAAAACACTTGAAGAAGCTTCTTACGATATTGATTATCTTGTAGCCACTACAGGCGCTGTTTCAATAGGCGATAAAAATATTAAAAGAGTACCGATGACACCTCGAGAATTGGCTGAAAAAAGTATAAGTCTTAAAGGTAATTTGGCTATTGTATTTGGTAGGGAAGACGATGGACTTAGAAACGAAGATGTAGAACTCTGCGATTTATTAGTTTCAATTCCAACCTGCTCTAATTATCCTATAATGAATTTATCGCACGCAGTGTCTGTTATTCTTTATGAATTGTATTCTATTAGTATTGGAAATGCAATACCTTACGATACGAATGTTAAAGAAGCATCAAAAGAAGATAAAGATATATTATTAAGTATATTCAATGATTTTGTAGATAAATCATTAATTCAGGAACATAAAAAGCCAATTTGTAAAACAATATTTAAAAGAGTAATTTCTCGAGCTTTTGTAAGTGGTAGGGAAGCTAATTCACTTATGTGCGTATTTAAAGATAAGGTAATTGGTTCGACTAAAAATAATAGATAA
- a CDS encoding DUF378 domain-containing protein, translating into MEMEVESKMRNMAHHKTWVDKLAIFLVIIGGLNWGLVGALNIDLVQIISMGNSMIARLVYILVGLSALYMIYYAYKTSE; encoded by the coding sequence ATGGAGATGGAAGTAGAATCCAAAATGCGAAATATGGCACATCATAAAACATGGGTAGACAAACTTGCTATCTTTTTGGTAATAATCGGTGGCTTAAATTGGGGTTTAGTGGGTGCTTTAAACATAGACCTTGTACAAATCATATCTATGGGTAATTCCATGATAGCAAGACTTGTATACATTCTTGTAGGTTTATCTGCTCTTTATATGATATATTACGCATATAAAACAAGTGAATAA
- a CDS encoding dihydroorotate dehydrogenase, with protein sequence MLNLNLFGINFKNPVFLAAGVMGETGSAMRRIAKNGAGAVCTKSIGIEKKPGHNNPTMVEVEGGFLNAMGLPNPGIDEYIEEIEYVRKQMHELDVKIIGSIYGKNEKEFAEVAEKIVDYVDLIELNISCPHAGGGYGSSIGQDCNLSHKVVSSVKNLSDVPVVAKLTPNVTDIKEIAVSVEDAGADGITAINTLGPGMVIDIDAKKPILGNIYGGMSGKAVKPIAIKNVYDIYSAVDIPIIGVGGITTGRDAIEFMMAGASAVQVGTGVYYRGYDIFNKINDEIKEYLLKNELSMNDIIGCVHK encoded by the coding sequence ATTTTAAACTTAAATTTATTTGGAATTAACTTTAAAAATCCTGTATTCTTAGCAGCGGGTGTTATGGGAGAAACAGGTTCTGCAATGAGGCGAATAGCTAAAAATGGCGCTGGTGCAGTTTGCACCAAATCAATAGGAATTGAAAAAAAGCCTGGGCATAACAATCCTACAATGGTTGAAGTAGAGGGTGGATTCTTAAATGCTATGGGATTACCTAATCCAGGGATTGACGAATACATTGAAGAAATTGAATATGTTAGGAAACAAATGCACGAATTAGATGTAAAAATAATCGGTTCGATATATGGTAAAAATGAGAAAGAATTTGCCGAAGTTGCGGAAAAAATTGTCGATTATGTTGATTTAATTGAATTAAACATCTCTTGTCCACACGCTGGAGGAGGTTATGGTTCATCCATTGGTCAAGACTGTAATTTAAGCCATAAAGTGGTATCTTCAGTTAAAAATTTATCAGATGTGCCTGTTGTAGCTAAATTAACACCTAATGTAACAGATATAAAGGAAATTGCTGTTAGTGTTGAAGATGCCGGTGCTGATGGGATTACTGCCATTAATACACTTGGTCCGGGTATGGTAATTGATATAGATGCCAAAAAACCTATATTGGGTAATATATACGGAGGAATGTCTGGAAAAGCAGTTAAACCAATTGCGATTAAAAATGTATATGACATCTATTCAGCTGTAGATATCCCAATTATTGGAGTAGGTGGCATTACTACAGGTCGAGATGCTATAGAATTTATGATGGCTGGAGCCTCCGCTGTTCAAGTAGGTACTGGGGTATACTACAGAGGATATGATATATTTAATAAAATAAACGATGAAATAAAAGAATATTTACTTAAAAATGAATTATCAATGAACGATATAATTGGATGTGTCCACAAATAA
- a CDS encoding PHP domain-containing protein, translated as MEDYNSLADLHTHSKYSGLMRYMGLKFPDSVEEPEKIVRCAAKRGLSVVAVTDHNTIQGGLKAKEFAKKYDVDVVAGSEVMTNDGEILGLYLNEEIPKFLSAEETIDLIHEQGGLAICPHPYSPICHAVGDKIFDLDLDGVEVYNAYHRDGIVNNIALDKVLKNYHKKSFAFLGNSDAHIARMVGNGYTKFNGETADDLYKSIKSRTTSFHGNPTPLSDIILWSYNIVYASEKALFNSAFRKKEDNILKYQTTRFKKCLGAFCGMAYIGTPLPLVAGLAGNMYLKRKAKAKYKETYRI; from the coding sequence ATGGAAGATTATAATTCATTAGCGGATTTGCACACTCATTCTAAATATTCCGGTTTAATGAGATATATGGGATTAAAATTCCCTGATTCAGTGGAAGAACCCGAAAAAATAGTAAGATGTGCAGCTAAACGTGGTTTAAGCGTAGTTGCTGTTACGGACCATAATACTATTCAGGGTGGATTAAAAGCAAAAGAATTTGCAAAAAAATATGACGTCGACGTAGTGGCAGGTAGTGAAGTGATGACAAATGACGGGGAGATTTTAGGTTTGTACTTAAATGAAGAAATACCTAAATTTTTAAGTGCTGAAGAGACAATCGATTTAATACACGAACAAGGCGGTTTAGCGATTTGTCCACACCCTTACAGCCCAATATGTCATGCAGTAGGGGATAAAATCTTTGATTTAGACTTAGACGGTGTTGAAGTATACAACGCATACCATAGGGATGGCATTGTTAACAACATTGCATTAGATAAAGTACTTAAGAACTACCATAAGAAATCCTTTGCATTTTTGGGAAACAGTGATGCACACATAGCAAGAATGGTGGGCAATGGATACACTAAATTTAATGGAGAGACTGCAGATGATTTATATAAGTCTATAAAGTCAAGAACAACATCTTTCCACGGAAATCCTACGCCATTATCAGATATTATTTTATGGAGTTATAATATTGTTTATGCATCAGAAAAGGCATTATTTAATTCTGCATTCCGTAAAAAAGAAGACAACATCTTAAAGTACCAAACTACAAGATTTAAAAAATGTTTGGGTGCTTTTTGTGGTATGGCATACATAGGAACGCCATTACCGTTAGTAGCTGGTTTAGCGGGAAATATGTATCTTAAAAGAAAAGCAAAAGCAAAATATAAAGAAACTTATAGAATTTAA
- a CDS encoding bifunctional ADP-dependent NAD(P)H-hydrate dehydratase/NAD(P)H-hydrate epimerase, with the protein MGLNNTTVDLDNNIINQLKNFEQKFKIIQKEYITPDEMNIIDNNCEYYGLSKHILMENAGIQVYNEIINWEKQDKNTSYDEIYLFCGKGNNGGDGFVLARHLSKLYKVNVVILNNENEIKTSESKANFEFIKNIYKFGNINIQNIQNISNNQKALFQEITYKLDNLIKTHNTNHNNIKNSNTNNNNNNNNNTNNKKILFVDALLGTGISGNLKYPYDLCVEYINSIKNNVNYNKNVDIISIDAETKGLTADKIIAFHKYKKSLNNPKKTVLKEIGIPKYMNYLIGKGELKALSKIEEESHKGNNGRTLVIGGSKDYYGAPIFSALAASKVVDIMTVATVSPVVPAVKNYPELMIKEFGGDYFNKHHVEELAHISKNYDSIVLGCGMGLKSETREFLQKYLNKILSNTDSENFPTLIIDADAIKLLNPKDFESYDSNNFNNANGTNNIHNVIDNSNKELLLKLFTNEKVILTPHKGEFEYIKPILEDLSEIYKLNIVLKGKTDIVFNKNNIKLNMTGNAGMTVGGTGDILAGLIAGFATKNEPYLSACSGIFVNGLAGDYLYDKIGYNYNSKDIIKILPKILYKYII; encoded by the coding sequence ATGGGTTTAAACAATACTACAGTAGATTTAGATAATAATATAATAAATCAATTAAAAAATTTTGAGCAAAAATTTAAGATAATTCAAAAAGAATACATAACACCTGACGAAATGAATATTATTGATAATAATTGCGAATATTATGGATTATCTAAACACATTTTAATGGAAAATGCAGGAATACAAGTATATAACGAGATAATAAACTGGGAAAAACAAGATAAAAATACATCTTATGACGAAATATATTTGTTTTGTGGCAAGGGTAATAACGGAGGAGATGGTTTTGTACTTGCTCGGCATTTGTCGAAGTTGTATAAAGTTAATGTCGTTATTTTGAATAATGAAAATGAAATTAAAACCTCTGAAAGTAAGGCTAATTTTGAATTTATAAAAAATATTTATAAATTTGGAAATATAAATATTCAAAATATTCAAAATATTTCAAATAACCAAAAAGCTTTATTCCAAGAAATAACTTATAAGTTGGATAATTTAATTAAAACACATAATACTAACCATAATAACATTAAAAATAGCAATACTAATAATAATAATAATAATAATAATAATACTAATAATAAAAAGATTTTATTTGTAGATGCTCTTTTAGGCACTGGTATATCTGGTAATTTAAAATATCCTTATGATTTATGCGTAGAATACATAAATTCTATAAAAAATAATGTAAATTATAATAAAAACGTTGATATAATTAGTATAGATGCTGAAACAAAAGGTTTAACTGCTGATAAAATAATAGCTTTTCATAAATACAAAAAATCTTTAAATAATCCTAAAAAAACAGTACTAAAAGAAATAGGAATTCCCAAATATATGAATTATTTGATAGGTAAAGGAGAATTAAAAGCCCTTTCTAAGATAGAAGAAGAGTCTCATAAGGGAAATAATGGCAGAACTTTGGTAATTGGAGGCTCTAAGGATTATTATGGAGCTCCTATTTTTTCAGCATTAGCTGCTTCTAAAGTTGTGGATATAATGACCGTAGCAACTGTAAGTCCCGTAGTGCCTGCTGTGAAAAATTATCCTGAATTAATGATTAAGGAATTTGGGGGAGATTATTTTAACAAACATCACGTTGAAGAATTGGCACATATCTCTAAAAATTATGATTCAATAGTTTTGGGTTGTGGAATGGGCTTAAAATCTGAAACAAGGGAGTTTTTACAGAAATATTTAAACAAAATTTTAAGCAATACGGATAGTGAAAATTTCCCTACCTTAATAATTGATGCAGATGCAATAAAATTACTTAATCCGAAAGATTTTGAAAGTTATGATTCAAATAATTTCAATAACGCAAATGGTACTAACAATATCCATAACGTCATAGATAATTCAAACAAAGAATTATTACTAAAATTGTTTACCAACGAAAAGGTAATCTTAACACCTCATAAAGGTGAATTTGAATATATAAAGCCAATTTTGGAAGATTTGTCTGAAATATATAAATTAAATATCGTTTTAAAAGGTAAAACTGATATTGTTTTCAATAAAAATAATATAAAATTGAATATGACTGGAAATGCAGGAATGACCGTAGGGGGTACGGGCGATATCCTTGCAGGATTAATTGCAGGTTTTGCTACAAAAAACGAACCTTATTTATCCGCTTGTTCTGGAATCTTTGTAAATGGACTTGCTGGTGATTATTTATACGACAAAATTGGATATAATTATAATTCGAAAGATATTATAAAAATATTGCCCAAAATATTATACAAATATATAATTTAA
- a CDS encoding acetate--CoA ligase family protein → MSNGLEAIFNPKSVAVIGATEIEGKVGQSLMKNLKSFMEKGGNVYPINKKYDEVYGLKCYGSVLDVPGDIDLVLVSIPAKFVPGTMEECGKKGVKGSIIITAGFSEVGDHSLEEKTIEILKKYDIRTIGPNCLGVINMHDELNASFSKDFDQKGNIAFISQSGAIMTALMDISIPLNLGYSKIVSMGNKIDVQEDEILDYLADDEHTDVVVLYVEGLKNEKFIDSARALSHKKPVIVLKSGKSDAGAKAASSHTGSLAGNAQMYEAAFKKGMVFDVETFEEMVDLLKIFSTQPVMKGNNVGIITNAGGFGVLATDMVSKYGLKMAEFEEKTITELKKYLPDTSGVSNPLDLIGDADTDRYKHAFEELAKDSNVDGIVVILTPQGMTDDIGAAKELVKFQDALRAKGEAIPIVAAWVGGGSVAEGAEYLKEHEIPTFMCPELAVKALSATYQQYLNQNVVDDGEYLKKVQEEIYAIKAEKGDELRELLANPNENNAKEFLKINGVPTPGRYVATSVEEAVKYASTMDKVVMKVVSAQILHKSDAGCVLIAPTDIEGAYNTIIENGTQYLAQKGETGVIDGVLIEEFVEGKEIIIGGKKDEVFGPVIMTGLGGIFVEVMKDVTFGVHPITKNYAEDMLKQLRTYKILEGVRGEPKRDIEFIKELIVRVGVIMEAYDEIQEIDINPVFVKEDGKKGVIGDALIMTK, encoded by the coding sequence ATGAGTAATGGACTTGAAGCAATTTTCAACCCGAAATCAGTTGCGGTAATCGGTGCTACCGAAATAGAAGGAAAAGTTGGACAATCGTTAATGAAAAACTTAAAAAGTTTTATGGAAAAAGGCGGTAATGTATACCCAATAAACAAAAAATACGACGAAGTTTACGGTTTAAAATGCTACGGTTCTGTTTTAGACGTTCCCGGAGATATTGACCTCGTTTTAGTTTCAATCCCTGCTAAATTTGTCCCTGGAACAATGGAAGAGTGCGGTAAGAAAGGCGTTAAAGGTTCTATTATTATTACAGCGGGTTTCTCAGAAGTTGGAGACCACAGCCTTGAAGAAAAAACAATCGAAATTTTGAAAAAATATGATATTAGAACCATTGGTCCTAACTGTCTCGGTGTAATTAATATGCACGACGAATTAAACGCTTCATTCAGTAAAGATTTCGACCAAAAAGGTAATATTGCATTTATTTCACAAAGTGGCGCTATTATGACCGCTTTAATGGATATTTCAATCCCATTAAACTTAGGATATTCAAAAATCGTAAGTATGGGCAATAAAATAGATGTTCAAGAAGATGAAATCTTAGATTACCTTGCAGACGATGAACACACTGATGTTGTTGTGTTATACGTAGAAGGTCTTAAAAACGAGAAATTTATCGACTCTGCACGTGCTTTATCACACAAAAAACCAGTAATTGTTTTAAAAAGTGGTAAATCTGACGCAGGTGCTAAAGCTGCATCATCACACACTGGAAGTCTCGCAGGTAATGCGCAAATGTACGAAGCTGCATTTAAAAAAGGAATGGTGTTCGATGTTGAAACTTTCGAGGAAATGGTTGATTTATTAAAAATATTCTCAACACAACCTGTAATGAAGGGTAATAACGTAGGTATCATTACAAACGCTGGGGGATTCGGTGTTCTTGCTACAGATATGGTAAGCAAATACGGCTTAAAAATGGCTGAATTTGAAGAAAAAACAATTACAGAACTTAAAAAATATTTACCTGACACTTCAGGAGTTTCAAACCCCTTGGATTTAATTGGAGATGCAGATACAGACAGATATAAACACGCTTTTGAGGAATTAGCAAAAGATAGCAATGTAGACGGCATCGTTGTGATATTAACACCTCAAGGAATGACTGACGATATCGGTGCTGCAAAAGAATTAGTTAAATTCCAAGATGCACTTAGAGCAAAAGGAGAAGCAATACCTATTGTTGCTGCGTGGGTTGGTGGCGGTTCAGTTGCAGAAGGTGCTGAATACTTAAAAGAACACGAAATACCAACATTCATGTGTCCAGAACTTGCTGTTAAAGCATTATCTGCAACATACCAACAATATTTAAACCAAAATGTTGTAGACGATGGAGAATACCTTAAAAAAGTTCAAGAAGAAATATACGCAATCAAAGCAGAAAAAGGCGATGAACTAAGAGAATTACTTGCTAATCCAAATGAAAACAATGCAAAAGAATTCTTAAAAATTAACGGAGTTCCTACGCCTGGCAGATATGTAGCTACAAGTGTAGAAGAAGCTGTTAAATATGCTTCAACAATGGATAAAGTAGTAATGAAGGTTGTTTCAGCTCAAATATTGCACAAATCAGATGCTGGTTGTGTTCTCATTGCTCCAACAGATATTGAAGGTGCTTACAATACAATTATTGAAAATGGTACACAATACCTTGCTCAAAAGGGAGAAACTGGTGTTATCGATGGTGTATTAATTGAGGAATTTGTAGAAGGTAAAGAAATAATCATCGGCGGTAAAAAAGACGAAGTATTTGGTCCTGTAATTATGACTGGTCTTGGCGGTATCTTTGTAGAAGTTATGAAAGATGTAACTTTTGGAGTACACCCAATTACTAAAAACTATGCTGAAGATATGTTAAAACAGCTTAGAACATACAAAATCCTTGAAGGTGTAAGGGGAGAACCTAAAAGAGATATTGAATTTATTAAAGAATTAATCGTAAGAGTTGGAGTAATTATGGAAGCTTACGATGAAATTCAAGAGATTGACATAAATCCTGTTTTCGTTAAAGAAGACGGTAAAAAAGGTGTGATAGGAGACGCTCTTATTATGACCAAATAA
- a CDS encoding iron-sulfur cluster biosynthesis family protein, translating to MIPVTISEDATEFIKEKLPQATSKDFIVVFEGFGUGGPKFSVDLTDKVMDTDELIHEEPDFNIYIDKMAKQVLESVNIVLKKSVFSGKYLSIRGAGGCC from the coding sequence ATGATACCAGTTACCATCTCAGAAGATGCAACAGAATTCATTAAAGAAAAACTACCTCAAGCAACCTCAAAAGACTTTATAGTCGTATTTGAAGGGTTTGGTTGAGGGGGGCCTAAATTTTCAGTGGATTTAACAGATAAAGTAATGGATACAGATGAATTAATCCATGAAGAACCAGATTTTAACATTTACATTGATAAGATGGCAAAACAAGTCCTTGAGAGTGTAAATATTGTATTAAAAAAATCTGTATTCAGTGGAAAATACCTTTCTATAAGGGGAGCAGGTGGATGCTGCTAA